From Solanum stenotomum isolate F172 chromosome 2, ASM1918654v1, whole genome shotgun sequence:
TAGctataaacatatatacattttcCATATAACTTATTAAGCAAGAGAAATATGGGCGTGTACATATATGTCGCTTCATCATATTTAAAGACGAAGGATCATGATGAACCTAGAAAGAAACAATTTTTCTATTTGTCTTTAGAATTTAATCTCTTATTAAATCAATGGCTGCcttagataaaaatattgactttttgatgtttttcatGTAAATTTTCATAGAGTAGGAGTTAGGACTCGAACCATCTCGTTTCCACGGCTAACTTTCCACAATCTTGTTTTGGGCACAAAAGGTTGAGTAGgctgcttttttttttggaagataTCAcatttgaacctgagacctaATATAGGACAATGTCTAATCTTGGATATATTATTAGATATACACACTGATCATTTGTCTGACGCATGAAGTAAGGCCTATGCATAAGCTGCTTGTTTGTGGTAATTGGTTAACAATATTGCTGGCCTGGCAGATTGTTTAAATAGCTTGATTATTATCAGTTACATATTAAGTTTAGTACTGAAAAGTGCTGGGTCAATATAGAAGGATTGTATAGCTGACTTGAATTAGTTTCGGGATTAAGGTGTCGTTTATTGATCGACTTATTAAAACAGTTCAAAAGTGAGGTTATGGGGAGTAAATTTCATTCTTGTCTACTATACGTAAAGACTTTTCTTGTTTGTTGAACTAAAATATCAAGCAATTAGTTGTGTTGGTTGCAAGTTCTTGTAATTGTTCTGGATTTGTTTCTTTTAGGAGTAGTGTTTCCTGGCAAACGTAGATGTGCAAGTATTTTTGCAAGATGTTGATCCAAGCTAGTCTTACTAACTTGTTGAGATTGTTAATTGATAACCATTTTATTCTCGAGTTATGGTTGGCTAACTTGCGCCCTGTTTTTGTTCTTACATTGATAAGGGTATTGGCTGGTGAATTAACTACCCAATGATTTGCTTGTGGACAGTTACTCAACTAGCTTTGTAGCTATCTCAATTTTCTTGTAGTTATCTCAGTTTTCTTGTCAGAATTTCTTACATCCTTTACTGATAATAATCGAACTGTCTAAGCTACTGGTAAACACAaccaatagctaccattccttTCCAGGTTATCATCCATGCCAATTCTTGTTTCCATCCAAGAAGTTGTCTATCAATACCTTGCAAATTCAATAATTTCCTTCAAGCATATGAAGTGTAAGGACATATAAAGATCATGTGGTCCATGCTTTCTCTTCCTGTGAAACACAATGGACAGTCTTGATTGTTGATGATTCCCCCATTTAGTAAGTCTATCCTTAGTATATAATCTCTCCAATGCAGCCATTCTGAAAATAAATAGCCATTTAGGTGCTCCAAAATTATTACACACTAATTTCCTCCATGAAACTTTAGGAAAAGATGTATGTAACTCCTTGTAAAACTTTTGAATAGTGAATTCATGCATAGATAGATACTGGTCATAATCATAGCTAATGGATTCATAGtatatttttctcttgaaaGTGTTCCTTAGCAACCAGGATGCTTTTATGAGTTAGTATATTCATTCTTAAATGTTATGATGgcaaaatttcttttatttgtacttTACTAAACATTTTTTCAGgttaaatttttaacttttttgcaCGTTCAAGATGAAACCATTGAAGATTGAAAATGAGGTCGATTCTAATATGAAGAGTACTATAAGATATACATTTGTCGCACCTGGTGATATTGGAAAGGGACGACGACGAGGGCTTAAATCTTTTggtgagaaaggtaatttaCCATCTAAGAGTATATTGCCTCAATCAAGTGATTTAGTTAAGAAGTACatcaaagaaattgaaacaagtaagatattttgtattcttttacCACAAACCATAAGCAAAATTTTTAATTGtcttgaaggaaaatatttttttccagcTTTCTGTTTGATGCAGAATATaggtataaatattttttctatctttCTGTTTCATGTCTTGTGATACATTAGTCCACTTATAAagtatgatttgtttttttttttcagattatATAGGGAAGGGACGAGGACAAGGACTTAAAAACTCTACCATGTCTACTAGTCAAGGAATACGAATAATGCATAAGAACTCCATGGCTTTTGAGAAAGAGAACATGCAAATTAATACTTCTTCTCCTACATCTACTAATCAAGTTAAGAAATACACCCAAGAAATTGAAACAAGTAAGATCTTTtcaaatatattgtatttttttgaaaatctattgtGTTTTCATGTTTATGATAAACTTTTATATCACGTTTAGTGGGTCCAGGTGCTATAAAAAAGGGACTAGAGAAAAGAACTGGATCTTTGAGCTCCACTTTAGGAATTTCTAAATATGAGGTGGGATCTTTCAACAAGAGTGTTGTTTTTGCTAATGTTACTCCTACTAAATGCACCAAATCGAGTTCTACCATGCCTTCTAGTCACGAaatgtaaaaaatgaaaaaaatagttctTGAGAAAGAGGATATACAAACCAATGTTTCATTGCCTCCATCTGTTGATCAAGTTATGAAACACTCTAAACAACAGAAAAAGGTATGATATTTTGAATTCATATGTTATTAAGTCTTAGAAATGAGTTTGATTGCTATAGTTTTTATCAAATTATGCAACTATAGGTTCATCTAATCCTACAAAGGTAAAAGAGTTTGAGGAAGCAACAAGTGCAAAGAAGTTGCTTCACTTGAAATTGGACAGAAGCTGAAAGTAACACTTTACAATAATCGAACGGTTGGAACAAATAGCAATCTTTTTTCAAGGCATTTGGGAAAAATTGTTCGTGATCGTAACATTTGGCCCTTGGGGTATCATCGTGGCATGATATTAAGCAAGAAAAGTTGAATCATATGTGGGCAGCCTTTGAGGTAACAAATATACACCTGATTCAAATTCTTTGGCGTTACCTCATACATCACATCTTCTTGTCCACATAGCAGTTGTTGTAAAGCTTTTGAATCCATTCTACACCTGATTCTGCATTATATCTTTCATTAACAGAAGTTTCAAAGTAATGTACACTTGTCGAGTAATTTTAAcactttaattttaatatacaccTGACAACATATGATTGCTGCACATATGATTGTTGcgcatagaccatcaaccttgatatgtccatgtccctgATAAGCATTGCTGCCCTACCTTCTTTACTTGACAATCGAGACAGTctagcaacaaacaaactcattctactcttcatgtccgcaaccatctccggaacATAACGGGagagttgtgtgaacttcagactgtactcattaacactcaaagactcctgcttaagtgtaacatccgacaatttgaaacaACTATGAAAAAGCTTAGAACATGGAAATAgtctttttttggaaaattcaaaaatctggaaaaaatttggctaagtatggaaactaATGAattttttggccaactttgaacagtcataactcctagctcaggatgagttaggtgtatttccagtcATGTTTGCAAATTTCGTGGAttggtctttccaacgccattgaGTTTGCTCatttccgagttcgtatgaacgagttatgccctttgaaagttgggcagttggcagggaatccgtccagaaattgtaagggtattttggtcttttccctagccttgtctttggatatatattaaggtgtaagactgatttttgatcagtttttccctttttaaaaagagtaagagttagggttcttgagagaaaaggagagaaaggagaagaagaagcaaacttcGTAAAGATCATTGTGGTTTtcttcgggggtgatccctactaaggtatgtgagttcatagtgttgggttggttctttcccccacacaccaagcttgtttaattttgagaaaagattgaatatgtttgttgaagttgttggttggaattgttgaagttgtagttgtgttgtgttgtagttCTTATTGGTTTGGTGTCTGTTTCCAgtggtgtttttgagttgaatctagtgtatgttgagggttttgatgattctaagtgtttgggggatAAAGCTTTGAAGTTTAGAaagtttagagttggagaaaagaaggagaaaagtcaagttttcagGGAAAAGggttggggcgtcgcgccagccagggcgccccaaaagggactctgaggtccagcccttggggcgccgcccctaccagagccccaaccagacccctttgaagtttgaggtctggcgctccgcgcctctcagagcgccaagagcgccaagtcttcccattctttccccactttctcatgcatgttcctaggtattgtacctatgttcccAAGTTGTTTCCAATACCCCAAGGTAtgtttaaacgtcaagaactcgtccataacatgtgatcaaacaccttgaattcataattacaattcaaggagagttagtttccaagtcaagtgaagttaagagttaagcttggaagttaagaagcaagtcaagcaagttctttttttaagttattcaagagtctttattgaatgttttaacttcattttaaggctcaagtttcaagtcaagtaaagtaaagcgtttcaagttaagttaagagtttcaagttaagttaagagtttaaagttgagtaaagagtttaaagttgagttcatttctcaaaagttattagggaactatgtattcccaaagaagtttctaaatgtttttacatttgagtgaGAAAGGaattatgattccaaaagagcttctgggctagttttcaagaaaaaggaacatcgattccaagtgagccttcgacctaagttttgagtaattatctcaaataaagaaagatgtgtttaaaacacttatgatctaagtatttttgggactagtcttgagcaccgaattggggacacgagttcatattaactcaactctccacaagaaccatgcgccaacatgggagttaacgggtcatactttttagatgaatccgtaagattaagctagtggatccacttagtaaagttagcttcctatatcacggcaaggtataggatggtccttgggcaatgtaaggtaaaatgttgtatcaccactagggctcatagtggtaaTTGTCGGTTGAAAGAGTCTCCCACTAAAGGTATactacttttatataagtaaagttgattTTGTTATCGTTTTATCCTAAAGGAACTgagttgtttacactattttacaagctttatatattgcatgtgtcttattgctttatatattgaattcagttattcatgagttgaacagagcaatggtaagagttcctttgtactcttttcaagcttaagttgtggtttagctttccagctcacatactcgtacattcaatgtactgatgccagttggcctgcatcttattataatgtagacacaggtacccagggtcAGCAATcagcacgtcgttgatccagctgagcactccagagtcagtggtgagcctctttgtgttccggaggactcgatctaacaaaacaaaacttgagagaacaaaataaccgagtcctccataatgcaaagaggctcaccactgactctgaagtactcaactggatcaacggcgaacCGGATGCTGGCCCtaggtacctgtgtctgcatcatcataagatgcaggccaactggcatcagtacattaaatgtacgagtatgcgagctgaaaagctaaaccacaacttaagcttgaaaagagtaaaaaGGAACTCtaaccttggctctgttcaactcatgaataactgaacttaatatataaagcaataagacacatgcaatatataaagcttgtaaaacatggcaaacaacttagttcgttaatgataaaacaataacaaactcaactttacttgtataaaagtaatataactttagtgggagattttttaaccgacaatcaccactatgagctctagtggtgatacaacgttttatctcacgttgcccaaggaccatcctataccttgccgtgatataggaagctaactttactaaatggatccactagcttaactttacgtgatcatctaaaaagtatgacccgttaaatcccatgttggcacatggttcttatggagagttgagttaatatgaactcgtgtccccactCGGTGCTCAAGattactcccaaaaatatactttagctcataagtgttttaaacacatctttcttcatttgagataattactcaaaacttagcccgaaggctcacttggaatcgatgttcctttttcttgaaaactagcccaaaggctcttttggaatcatagttcctttctcactcaaatgtaaaaacatttagaaacttctttgggaatacatagttccctaataacttttgagaaatgaactcaactttaaactcttgacttaacttgaaactcttgactctttacttgacttgaaacttgagccttaaaatgaagttaaaacattcaacaaagactcttgaaaagctttagagaCTTGCTTTGGCTCCTTTCTTGAACTTTtagactcaactcttaacttcacttgacttggaaactaactctccttgaattggaattatgaattcaaggtgtttgatcacatgttatggacgatttcttgacgtttaaacgtaccttggagtgttggaaacaactatgaaacataggtacaatacctaggaacatgtataaaaaagtggggaaggaatgaggaaacttggcgtccttagcgctctgagaggcgcggagcgccagacctcaAAGGTCAGAAGGGTCTGGTTGGGGCTCTGCTAGGGGCACCGCCCCAAGGGCAGGACCgcagagtcccttttggggcgcgaTGGCtagcgcgacgccccagcccttttccccgaaaatttgacttttctccttcatttttcccaCTCTAAACCTCTTTACCTTTAATAGTTCTAGCCcctaaacacttagaatcataaacccctcaacatacaatcgatttcaactcaaaaacacaaccaaatcatgtttcaattcaacaagaacttcaacaacaacatcaacaacacaaccaacaacatcaacaacacaaccaatcttttctagAAGATAAAACGAGTTTgccgtgtgggggaaaggaccaaccccaacactatgaactaaCATAtctaatagggatcacccccgatgaaaccttgcttgatcttctctttctcctattcttcttctcttcactcacaaacccttactctcactctttaaaaaatgaggaaaacttatcaaaatcagtctaacacactaatatatatccaaaataaaaggctagggaaaagaccaaaatgcccttaaaattttccggacggattccctgccaactgcccaactttcaaagggcataactcgctcatacgaacttggaaatgagcaaactcgatggcgttggaaagatcattccacgaactttgcaaacacaactggaactacacccaactcatcctgagctaggagttatgactgttcaaagttggccaaaaattcattattttccatacttggccaaatttccagattttaaattccttccaaaaatgactatatcCAATTTTAAgtctcttcatagttatttcaaattatcagatgttacaatatctcccccttgggaacattcgtcctcgaatgagattactctaacaaggctaagggtgtaacatcaaactcaaacacccaacaagcaatcatGCAAAATAGCAACAACATGCTCACTACAATTTAAAGAGCACTATGAAGGAAATTAGTACCTTAATCTGCATTTCCTCcagactcaaagagatgtggatatctcttcttcatgttctcTTCGGCTTCCccagtagcttcctcaacaaattggttcctcctaaggaccttgactgatgctacatcTTTTGTTCTTAACCTACGAACTTGACAATCTAAAATCTGAGCAGGAATTtgctcataagataagctatctgTGATCATAATATTATCAGTAggcaggatcaatgaaggatcacctATGCACTTTTTCGAcatggagatatgaaataccggatgaaccgctgctagttcctgcagcaactccaactcatatgcaacattaccaatcctcttggctatgcgctAATgtccaatatatcggggactaagttttcccttcttaccaaacctcataacccctttcatgggtgaaactttcaaatatatccaatcatctatttcaaactctaacgcccttctcctaacatcaatgtaggatttctagcgactctgtgccattttcaatctctcttgaatcactttcaccttctccatagcttggtgaactaaatctggtcctatcaaccctgcttcaccaacttcaaaccatccaataggagatctacatcttttcccataaagagcttcgtatGGAGTCATTTggatgctggagtgataactgttgttgtaggcaaactcaatgagaggtaggtgatcatcccaattacctttgaaatcgatcacactagccctcaacatatcttctaaagtttgaatagtacgctctgcttgcccatcagtttgaggatgaaaggcagtactcaaattcaccttagaacccaagcctttctgaaaagatttccagaactgtgcagtgaactgtgcacctctatctgaaataatggagactgggattccatgaagtctcaccacctcttgaatatacaacttggcatagtcttctgCTGAATTGGtggtctttaccggtagaaaatgggttgactttgtcattctgtcggcaatcacccaaatagaatcatgctgtctgtgagaccttggcaaccctgtgatgaaatccatattgatcatctcccacttccactctggaagttctatcctctgagccaaaccaccgggcctttggtgctcaactttcacttgttggcaatttggacacttagcaacaaaatttgcaatgtccttcttcatgtcatcccaccaataaacttctctcaaatcatgatacatcttcgtggaacctggatgaatggaatatctagagCTGTGAGCTTCATCCATAaccctctcttggagttcatctatcataggtacacacaatctaccttgatacctcaatactcTTTCTatcccttgttcaaaagctaatactctttgcttttgaacatttgccttcaactcaagcaaaatgggatcttgatcttgtttctctttcacttctgacactagtgatgactcgACCCCGTTTGTCACTGTTATACCTCCTTCTGCGGAATCCATAAGTCCGACTCCCAGGCATGctagtctgtgcacatcttttgctcactctctctttccttcttcaacatggtttgtactacccatagacaacctacttaaagaatcaacaataacattagccttacctgggtggtaaagaatactcaggtcatagtccttaagtaattctaaccacctcatctgtctaagattaagctctttctgagtaagcacatattgaaggctcttgtgatccgtgaatatatcaacatgcacaccatacaagtagtgacgacatatcttcaaagcgaatactacagcagctaactctaagtcatgggttgggtagttcttcttatgaaccttcaactgtctggtggcataagttataaccttgccattttgcattaagacacaacccaaaccaactctagatgcatcacaatacaccacgaaaccttgagtaccttctggtaacgtcaaaactggagctgtaatcaatctctttttcaattcctgaaagcttttctcacaagcttcagaccattgaaatttcactgtcttttGAGTCAATTTGATCAAGGAagatgcaatagacgagaacccctcaacaaatcttctataataaccagctaaccccaagaaactcttaatttcagttggagatgtgggtctaggccaactctgcactgcctcaatttttcaagtatcaactttaattccattaCCGAACACAATGTGACCTAGGAACGCCACAGACTTAagacaaaactcacatttagagaacttggcatacaactccttatctttcaaagtctgaagaactagtctgagatgactagcatgatcttcttcattcattgaataaattagtatgtcattaatgaaaatgataacaaacacatctaaataaggtttgaagactctattcatcaagtccatgaaagctgccggtgcattggtcaaaccaaatgacatgaACAAAAACTCGTAATGACCATATCTAGTCTTGAAATccatctttggaatatcacattcccttattcttaactggtgatagcctgattgttgacacccaattttgaccctccccgataataattgATTTCTGAGCTTCTTAATATTCAAacgatttaaataaattagctatGTCAAATTCAAATAGTTTCAAGGTTAGTGTAAATAATTTCAATcgatttttatagtatttgaataataaatatatttcatatagttatataagtaattagtgtattttataaatgtttgaaaatcaTAACAAAAGATTTTTGCttccttaaaataaatattttattaatttagttttagtttgaattatagctttaattttgaattaattagctTATTGAAAATtgattagtttataattaagttaattattttatctcattAAGATGAAAAAGCTCATAAATTAGTTATGTTAATTTGTCCTATTTGAATTCTAGCCGaatcttctaaaattaattcatttggcCACCTTTTTAATCCGCTTGGCTAAATAGTTAATAAGTTCCTATACTCCTATTTTAGCCAAAGTCTAACCCTTTATTCAAACCCGTTTTTTAGACCAATTTTGGGCCTGCTTACTTCTTTTTCAGCAGCCCAAGCTATAATTTCCAGCCAACCTTCACCAAGAACTCATCCCAAAACCCATCCAATTCCTACCCAACAGCCCACTTCTCTTATTAAACCCAGCCCATTTCCTATCTCATtgcacaacaacaacaatacatTACAATACCCAACCCaatacaacttcagcagcaacATACAATACATACAGTACACAGCAGCCCTACCCCTGTACTCTTCTTCTCCATTgcaaaaacccaaaaaaaaaaacaatccgACCCGACCCCATCGCGCTTCTTCTTCACGCCCAGAATCCCTGAAATCCAGCGCCCAGTCGCATTAATCCGGCGAATCCGGAGAAAAGTTGTCGTCCTCCTCGCTTGCAACGTCCAACTACCCTCATGTCCCCTTTTCAGAGATTTCTGAATCTCTCCACTGTTGCTTCGAAAAGAGcaattcaaaaattcaaattacaatCGTTTCACACTAATTTCCGTCTATATATATTCATCTCTTTGGGTCACAAGAAAGGGGgcaaaaaaggggaaaaagaaaaaaaaagatttgattttggAGAGGAAGAACTCACATACGAAAAATAGCTTAGAAAGATCACTTGGTTTTACTTGCTGCTCGAGTCTGAACTAGTGTAGTAGAAGAGTCGGGAAAAGCTGTCCTCCTCAACTCGTTTGTCCTAGTCTCGCTGCTCCGAAGAAGGTAACATCCTTTTCTTTTCGAATGATGTATATTCCATGATAGGTTCTTCCTCAATAGTCATTCTCTGTgagatttttgtttctttttgtgaTAGTTGTGTCCCTTAGTATGGTCTAATTATGAGTTTGAATATCATCATCTctctaaataaataaactaatgTGATCGGTTTAGTGTCGTTGCTTTACCTATTGATCAATTTGAATGCTTCCTATGCTTTCGATTCGGAGGTCATCATCTCGATTTTATATAGCAACCCGAATTGGCATTTTGTTCTCTCTTGCGAAAATTCAAAGCCTTATGTTCATTAGTTGAGATCATTTTATAGCTTGTGCTTATTAGATTTCTCAAGTATTTGGTGATTAAAAGCTATCGGGGCTTTTATCCCCTTCTAGTTGGTACACTGTTTTgctatggatgaaaataaaataaaataataataaccgATTTTAAGCCTAGATTTAGTAAATCAATTTGGTTACATTTAATGTTTTAATCTTTAGTTGATGACCCATCTGCgcctttattatttttaaacttaTATCAAACAGATTTTGACATTAATTTAAACTATTAGTTGGTTGCTCTACTACTTTTGATCCTACCTTGTTAATGTCTTAGCTTGAATTCATTCTTGGTTAGGCATATGATTTCTTCAGTCGGCAATCTGTTTAAAAGATTAATGACGGAATTTGTCTCATTCAAAATTAGCTATGGtttcattttgtttaaaaatttgGAAGAATTCCCAGCTGTCTTCAACTTTTAGCACTAGTATGTTTGCATCCCTTAACCTTGAATTGTTAATCATTCATGGCAGAGATTTATTTGTGTGGGATACTTTCTTtgctttgttatttttttttaactagaTGCAATTCGGTaatgtcaaaataaaatttgacaATCTTGGTttagtttttttcttatttaaagtTCCCAGGGATTATTTAATGGGATAAAacctttcaaatattttcaaatccTTTTTGTCGCAACTTGAGTGATGATTATTTTCAGTTGTTGAAGATCTTCGTTTTGCACGTTGTTAATTTGATTTAGAACCTGTTCTCTTATGATAAAGCATCACCCTGCTTCGTTCAGATTTCATGTCTTTaagaccattttttttttcttttcttcaaagtgaaaaaaaaaatgtatgtttCAAATCGTTGGTTGTTAGGATCTTCATGACTTTGATTtggaattttttattgttacaaaaATGTGAGTTAATTTTTATCAAATGCTAAATCTTGTTTCCTCCAATTATTTGGGTATATAGTAATGTTCTGTTTATGTGTCTCCCATTGTTCTATTAATTTGAATGTTCATCAGTAGCTCAATATGGTTATGAATTTTTACTTTGAGAAATTCATCAATTACCctttgcattttattttttttatttattattaatttcttttgtttcttttattacATGAACTCCTTCAACGAGTCCAATCGGCTCCATCTATGCTTTGCATCATCTCGTTGGGCCAAAGGCCTAATATTATCGAGTCAGCCTCATCACTCATCCGAACAAAAGGGAAACTTAAATAATAAGTTTCGAAAGGCTGAAACATAGCTTGTATTCACTGATATACGGCGATATACACCGACATATATGGTAAAAAACGCAACAGCCACAGGTCGAGGTCGGGAATAAAAAATGCAGGTGT
This genomic window contains:
- the LOC125856774 gene encoding uncharacterized protein LOC125856774 produces the protein MKSTIRYTFVAPGDIGKGRRRGLKSFGEKGNLPSKSILPQSSDLVKKYIKEIETNYIGKGRGQGLKNSTMSTSQGIRIMHKNSMAFEKENMQINTSSPTSTNQVKKYTQEIETMGPGAIKKGLEKRTGSLSSTLGISKYEVGSFNKSVVFANVTPTKCTKSSSTMPSSHEM